The following proteins are co-located in the Polymorphospora rubra genome:
- the aceA gene encoding isocitrate lyase yields MSTAAEQLRTEWATQARWQGVERSYRAEDVVRLRGAIQEEHTLARRGAQRLWQLLHEEDYVHALGALTGNQAVQMVRAGLKAIYLSGWQVAADANLSGHTYPDQSLYPANSVPAVVRRINNALLRAAQITTAEGTPTDHDWLAPIVADAEAGFGGVLNAYELMTAMIAAGAAGVHWEDQLASEKKCGHLGGKVLIPTGQHVRTLNAARLAADVAGVPSVIVARTDAQAATLITTDVDERDRPFTTGERTAEGFYRVRNGVEPCIARGLAYAPYADLLWMETSTPDLEVARRFAEAIKAEHPDQLLAYNCSPSFNWRKHLDDATIAKFQRELGHMGYKFQFITLAGFHALNYSMFDLARGYATDGMPAYVSLQEKEFAAEDAGYTAVKHQREVGTGYFDLISTVLNPAAETTALRGSTEEEQFS; encoded by the coding sequence ATGAGCACAGCGGCAGAGCAGTTGCGGACCGAGTGGGCCACCCAGGCCCGGTGGCAGGGCGTCGAGCGCAGCTACCGCGCCGAGGACGTCGTACGGCTGCGCGGGGCGATCCAGGAGGAGCACACGCTCGCCCGGCGCGGCGCGCAGCGCCTGTGGCAACTGCTGCACGAGGAAGACTACGTCCACGCCCTCGGCGCCCTCACCGGCAACCAGGCCGTGCAGATGGTCCGCGCCGGCCTCAAAGCCATCTACCTGTCCGGCTGGCAGGTCGCCGCCGACGCCAACCTGTCCGGCCACACCTACCCCGACCAGAGCCTCTACCCGGCCAACTCGGTGCCCGCCGTGGTCCGCCGGATCAACAACGCGCTGCTGCGCGCCGCCCAGATCACCACCGCCGAGGGCACCCCGACCGACCACGACTGGCTCGCCCCGATCGTCGCCGACGCCGAGGCCGGGTTCGGCGGCGTACTCAACGCGTACGAGCTGATGACCGCGATGATCGCGGCCGGCGCGGCGGGCGTGCACTGGGAGGACCAGCTCGCCTCCGAGAAGAAGTGCGGCCACCTCGGCGGCAAGGTGCTCATCCCGACCGGCCAGCACGTGCGGACCCTCAACGCCGCCCGGCTCGCCGCCGACGTCGCCGGGGTACCGTCGGTGATCGTCGCCCGGACCGACGCGCAGGCCGCCACCCTGATCACCACCGACGTCGACGAGCGGGACCGGCCGTTCACCACCGGCGAGCGGACCGCCGAGGGCTTCTACCGGGTCCGCAACGGCGTCGAGCCGTGCATCGCCCGCGGCCTCGCCTACGCGCCGTACGCCGACCTGCTCTGGATGGAGACCAGCACCCCGGACCTGGAGGTGGCCCGCCGGTTCGCCGAGGCGATCAAGGCGGAACACCCGGACCAGTTGCTGGCCTACAACTGCTCGCCGTCGTTCAACTGGCGCAAGCACCTCGACGACGCCACCATCGCCAAGTTCCAGCGCGAACTCGGGCACATGGGCTACAAGTTCCAGTTCATCACCCTGGCCGGCTTCCACGCCCTGAACTACTCGATGTTCGACCTGGCCCGCGGCTACGCCACCGACGGCATGCCGGCGTACGTCTCGCTGCAGGAGAAGGAGTTCGCCGCCGAGGACGCCGGCTACACCGCGGTGAAGCACCAGCGTGAGGTCGGCACCGGCTACTTCGACCTGATCAGCACCGTGCTCAACCCCGCCGCCGAGACGACCGCGCTGCGGGGTTCGACCGAAGAGGAGCAGTTCTCATGA
- a CDS encoding short-chain fatty acyl-CoA regulator family protein gives MTKTFAGARLRRLREDRGISQIELARQLAISPSYLNQIEHDTRPLTVAVLMRITEVFGIDTAFFAPHDGPRLVANLREALGARATVPDLTELANRLPEVAEAVIDLHRRYQQVNEQLTELVGDRDMVGGRSPHDQVIDFFYRRQNYVPELDEAAEELAGTIGVRRGEARSALRDRLADRHGIRIVRQDTDALAGDLHRYRPQTRTLHLSTSLRAGQEAIRMGAQIALLEYTDIIDEIIEQERFEDVQTQILMRVGLANYFAAAVILPYQRFLTAAEDMRYDIDLLTNHFAMGWESVCHRLSTLQRPKARGVPFSFVRVDRAGNMSKRQSATGFPFSRSGGTCPLWNVYEAFSAPGRVMAQVAAMPDGQRYLWIARTVIRHHGGYGQPGKVFAIGLGCETRHAGRLVYSAGMDLHATEAATPIGPGCKTCERMTCPQRAAAPISRRLDLDENRSTFIPYPLKDRTG, from the coding sequence ATGACCAAGACGTTCGCCGGCGCCCGGCTGCGTCGGCTGCGCGAGGACCGGGGCATCAGCCAGATCGAACTGGCCCGGCAGCTCGCCATCTCGCCCAGCTACCTCAACCAGATCGAGCACGACACCCGCCCGCTGACCGTGGCCGTACTGATGCGGATCACCGAGGTCTTCGGCATCGACACCGCGTTCTTCGCCCCGCACGACGGGCCGCGGCTGGTGGCCAACCTGCGGGAGGCGCTCGGCGCCCGGGCCACCGTCCCCGACCTGACCGAGCTGGCCAACCGGCTGCCCGAGGTGGCCGAGGCCGTGATCGACCTGCACCGCCGCTACCAGCAGGTCAACGAACAGCTCACCGAGTTGGTCGGCGACCGCGACATGGTCGGCGGCCGCAGCCCGCACGACCAGGTCATCGACTTCTTCTACCGGCGGCAGAACTACGTGCCGGAGCTGGACGAGGCGGCCGAGGAGTTGGCCGGGACCATCGGCGTACGACGTGGTGAGGCGCGGTCGGCGCTGCGGGACCGGCTGGCCGACCGGCACGGCATCCGGATTGTCCGGCAGGACACCGACGCGCTCGCCGGCGACCTGCACCGCTACCGGCCGCAGACCCGCACCCTGCACCTGTCGACGTCGCTGCGGGCGGGGCAGGAGGCGATCCGGATGGGCGCCCAGATCGCACTTCTCGAATACACCGACATCATTGACGAGATCATCGAGCAGGAACGGTTCGAGGACGTACAGACGCAGATTCTCATGCGGGTCGGATTGGCCAACTACTTCGCGGCGGCGGTGATTCTGCCGTATCAGCGGTTCCTCACGGCGGCGGAGGATATGCGTTACGACATCGACCTGTTGACCAACCATTTCGCGATGGGTTGGGAGAGTGTCTGCCACCGGTTGAGCACGCTCCAGCGCCCGAAGGCGCGCGGTGTGCCGTTCTCGTTCGTCCGGGTCGACCGCGCCGGCAACATGTCCAAGCGCCAGTCCGCGACCGGCTTCCCGTTCTCCCGCTCGGGCGGCACGTGTCCACTGTGGAATGTGTACGAGGCGTTCAGCGCCCCGGGCCGGGTGATGGCCCAGGTCGCGGCGATGCCGGACGGGCAGCGTTACCTGTGGATCGCCCGTACCGTCATCCGGCACCACGGCGGCTACGGTCAGCCCGGCAAGGTCTTCGCCATCGGGCTGGGCTGCGAGACCCGGCACGCCGGCCGGCTGGTCTACTCCGCCGGCATGGACCTGCACGCGACCGAGGCCGCGACGCCGATCGGCCCCGGCTGCAAGACCTGCGAACGGATGACCTGCCCGCAACGGGCCGCCGCCCCGATCAGCCGCCGCCTCGACCTCGACGAGAACCGCAGCACCTTCATCCCGTATCCGCTGAAGGACCGGACCGGCTGA
- a CDS encoding response regulator transcription factor: MTGVIRVLLVDDESMIRLGLATVLGAGRDIEVVGESADGAGALDAVARLRPDVVMMDIRMPGMDGLAATEALRTVAGAPAVIVLTTFDTDDHILRALRAGASGFLLKDTPPLEIIDAVRRVAGGESMLSPSVVGRLIEHVVRDEDRGDRIDRVERARSMLGRLTEREREVAEAVGQGLSNAEISVELFMSVATVKAYVSRVLTKMDCANRVQVAILVHDARG, from the coding sequence GTGACGGGCGTGATTCGTGTTCTCCTCGTCGACGACGAGTCCATGATCCGCCTCGGGCTGGCCACGGTGCTCGGCGCCGGCCGGGACATCGAGGTGGTGGGGGAGTCGGCCGACGGCGCCGGGGCGCTGGACGCCGTTGCGCGGCTGCGGCCGGACGTCGTAATGATGGACATCCGGATGCCCGGCATGGACGGCCTGGCCGCCACCGAGGCGCTGCGTACGGTCGCGGGTGCCCCGGCGGTCATCGTGCTCACCACGTTCGACACCGACGACCACATTCTCCGCGCACTGCGGGCCGGGGCCAGCGGCTTCCTGCTCAAGGACACCCCACCGCTGGAGATCATCGACGCGGTGCGCCGGGTCGCCGGGGGCGAGTCGATGCTGTCGCCGTCGGTGGTCGGCAGGCTGATCGAACACGTGGTGCGCGACGAGGACCGCGGCGACCGGATCGACCGGGTGGAGCGGGCCCGGAGCATGTTGGGCCGCCTCACCGAACGGGAGCGCGAGGTCGCCGAGGCGGTCGGGCAGGGCCTGTCCAACGCCGAGATCAGCGTCGAGCTGTTCATGAGCGTCGCCACCGTGAAGGCGTACGTGTCCCGGGTGCTGACCAAGATGGACTGCGCCAACCGGGTGCAGGTCGCCATCCTCGTCCACGACGCCCGGGGCTGA
- a CDS encoding NUDIX hydrolase — MTASSDYTATLPRKRMGAAVLFTDGAGRALLVEPVYKDYWEIVGGCVDENESPRQAAIREVKEELGKTVTPGRLLVVDWVPPRPGRTEGVMYVYDGDTLDELGIADIHLPPDELSSWAWCDQKQIEQRMSELLARRVIAALRAKAEGTTFELENGFHVL, encoded by the coding sequence GTGACCGCTTCCAGCGACTACACCGCGACGCTTCCACGGAAGCGCATGGGCGCAGCCGTCCTGTTCACCGACGGAGCCGGGCGGGCGCTGCTTGTCGAGCCTGTTTACAAGGACTACTGGGAGATCGTCGGCGGGTGCGTCGACGAGAACGAGTCGCCGCGGCAGGCCGCGATACGCGAGGTGAAAGAGGAACTGGGCAAGACCGTTACGCCGGGACGGCTGCTGGTGGTCGACTGGGTGCCGCCCCGGCCGGGCCGCACCGAGGGCGTCATGTACGTCTACGACGGCGACACCCTGGACGAGCTGGGCATCGCCGACATCCACCTGCCGCCGGACGAACTTTCCAGCTGGGCCTGGTGCGACCAGAAGCAGATCGAGCAGCGCATGTCGGAACTGCTGGCACGGCGGGTGATCGCCGCTTTGCGGGCCAAGGCCGAGGGCACGACGTTCGAACTCGAGAACGGCTTCCACGTGCTGTGA
- a CDS encoding acyl-CoA dehydrogenase family protein: MFRRHFARFRPLVTATALGTAAGVHTLVTGTVAARTRVGVLPRVRDNALVVLGRSHAEITAALLATITAGRLAAETHPHADFAARVGKAAGVDAAVRAVADLSPLIGAAGFQRAHPIAKARADLTGLLYADGIHDSLYRSGGMSLVADPVAPVVPIRTDIAAAERNGNAA, from the coding sequence GTGTTCCGGCGGCACTTCGCCCGGTTCCGGCCCCTGGTCACTGCGACCGCGCTGGGCACCGCTGCCGGGGTGCATACCCTGGTAACCGGCACCGTGGCGGCCAGGACCAGGGTCGGGGTGCTGCCGAGGGTTCGTGACAACGCCCTGGTGGTGCTCGGCCGCAGCCACGCCGAGATCACCGCCGCGCTGCTCGCGACCATCACCGCCGGCCGCCTGGCCGCCGAGACTCACCCGCACGCCGACTTCGCGGCACGGGTTGGCAAGGCCGCCGGCGTCGACGCTGCCGTGCGCGCCGTCGCGGACCTGTCCCCGCTGATCGGCGCGGCCGGTTTCCAGCGGGCCCACCCGATCGCCAAGGCCCGCGCCGACCTGACCGGGCTGCTGTACGCCGATGGCATCCACGACAGCCTCTACCGGTCCGGCGGCATGAGCCTTGTGGCTGACCCGGTCGCCCCGGTGGTGCCGATCCGGACCGACATCGCGGCCGCCGAACGCAACGGTAACGCTGCGTGA
- a CDS encoding YqeB family protein, whose amino-acid sequence MDARKTGKQPMAGDKQTYLGVPLLNKIVLFAGLPALVLALGFGLPPLARWALSWEVGLPMGFVFRLFAGIDRPWEIAVNMAIWLAVVAGIALTTMTESLKLTVGDTELGIERGEEKRIIPRADVAAVFVDGDKVVVLDHESRHLLYETHEAAPAVIAGAFRGHGYPWRDTDPYADLYRPWHLGTADLPPAVHDLLAIRASALKKKAHKEVRDLRVAIAKLDYVVRDEGAQQYWRPLVGPAPV is encoded by the coding sequence ATGGACGCCCGCAAGACCGGCAAGCAACCCATGGCCGGCGACAAGCAGACCTACCTCGGCGTCCCACTTCTCAACAAGATCGTCCTCTTCGCCGGGTTGCCCGCCCTCGTACTGGCCCTCGGGTTCGGCCTTCCTCCGCTCGCCCGCTGGGCGCTGAGCTGGGAGGTCGGGCTGCCGATGGGCTTCGTCTTCCGGCTCTTCGCCGGCATCGACCGGCCCTGGGAGATCGCCGTCAACATGGCCATCTGGCTCGCGGTGGTGGCCGGGATCGCCCTCACGACGATGACCGAGTCGCTGAAGCTGACGGTCGGCGACACCGAACTGGGGATCGAGCGGGGCGAGGAGAAGAGGATCATCCCCCGTGCCGACGTGGCCGCCGTCTTCGTCGACGGCGACAAGGTCGTCGTCCTCGACCACGAGTCCCGCCACCTGCTGTACGAGACCCACGAGGCCGCCCCGGCGGTCATCGCCGGCGCCTTCCGCGGCCACGGATACCCGTGGCGGGACACCGATCCGTACGCCGACCTGTACCGCCCCTGGCATCTCGGCACCGCCGACCTGCCGCCCGCCGTGCACGACCTGCTCGCGATCCGCGCCTCGGCCTTGAAGAAAAAGGCCCACAAGGAGGTACGTGATCTGCGCGTCGCGATTGCGAAGCTCGACTACGTCGTCCGGGACGAGGGCGCCCAGCAGTACTGGCGCCCTCTCGTTGGCCCCGCGCCCGTGTAA
- a CDS encoding helix-turn-helix transcriptional regulator has translation MFRSLGLSTTAEAVYRAMLAEPTWGVVELAGALGVSAGQVHDALDELIELALVRESGDRLRPTNPEVGLAALLARAKAGIARQQYEIEATQAAIEALAEAHGESRRRDRLVRLDTLEAVRDRLEHLAALARSECLSFIPGGARKFDAIAVSRPFHQLALERGITVRAVCQDSFRNDPETSAYTRWFSEMGGEARTVPLIHFQLTIVDSRLALLPIDPADPRKGAIEIHSPSVTTAVCALFDQVWSSATPFGSAAPIDDNGLEPPERELLRLLGDGHTDESAARRLGLSVRTIQRMMSDLTDRLGAASRFQAGANAVRQRWL, from the coding sequence GTGTTCAGATCCCTTGGTCTGTCGACGACGGCAGAGGCGGTCTACCGCGCGATGCTGGCGGAGCCGACCTGGGGAGTGGTCGAACTTGCCGGGGCCCTCGGTGTGTCGGCGGGGCAGGTGCACGACGCGCTCGACGAGTTGATCGAACTCGCCCTGGTGCGCGAATCGGGCGATCGGCTTCGGCCGACGAATCCCGAGGTCGGGCTCGCCGCCCTGCTCGCCCGCGCCAAGGCGGGCATCGCCCGGCAGCAGTACGAGATCGAGGCCACCCAGGCCGCCATCGAGGCGCTCGCCGAGGCGCACGGCGAGAGCCGGCGCCGCGACCGGCTGGTGCGGCTGGACACCCTCGAGGCGGTGCGGGACCGGCTGGAGCACCTGGCCGCCCTGGCCCGCTCCGAGTGCCTGTCGTTCATTCCGGGCGGGGCGCGCAAGTTCGACGCCATCGCCGTCAGTAGGCCATTCCACCAACTCGCACTCGAACGCGGGATCACGGTCAGGGCCGTCTGTCAGGACAGCTTCCGCAACGACCCGGAAACGTCGGCGTACACGCGCTGGTTCAGTGAAATGGGGGGAGAGGCCCGGACAGTCCCACTCATCCATTTTCAACTTACTATCGTCGATAGCAGGCTGGCCCTGCTCCCGATCGACCCCGCCGACCCGCGCAAGGGAGCGATCGAGATCCACAGCCCGAGCGTGACCACCGCCGTGTGCGCCCTCTTCGACCAGGTGTGGTCGTCCGCCACCCCCTTCGGCAGCGCCGCCCCCATCGACGACAACGGTCTCGAACCACCCGAGCGGGAACTGCTCCGGCTGCTCGGCGACGGCCACACCGACGAGTCGGCGGCCCGCCGGCTCGGCCTGTCGGTCCGGACGATCCAGCGGATGATGTCCGACCTGACCGACCGGCTCGGCGCCGCCAGCCGCTTCCAGGCCGGCGCGAACGCCGTACGCCAACGCTGGCTGTGA
- a CDS encoding response regulator transcription factor translates to MTGDDTASSGTRLTAGPDRTVPHRATYQERRGPAAEINIALLGAELAELTRNELLVLVPAPYRLPLRVDLFEDLRARGVTVRLLHAAGREPSTGPLATLARDGIALPTPSQVPYFLVIRDRAVVYLPGQDPGHKPDRLTRMRNVVLAGSMAAAFGAVWETAARRAEAARVAAGIDGIEGGRELVRALGDGLTDQQAAARLHMSKRTFARRVALLMQRLDAGTRFQAGVQAARRGFV, encoded by the coding sequence GTGACCGGAGACGACACGGCATCCTCGGGCACGCGACTGACCGCCGGCCCCGACCGCACGGTGCCGCACCGGGCCACGTACCAGGAGCGGCGCGGCCCGGCCGCCGAGATCAACATCGCCCTGCTCGGTGCCGAACTGGCGGAACTGACCAGGAACGAACTCCTGGTGCTGGTGCCGGCGCCGTACCGGCTGCCGCTGCGGGTGGACCTGTTCGAGGACCTACGGGCCCGGGGTGTCACGGTCCGGCTCCTGCACGCCGCCGGACGGGAACCGTCGACCGGCCCGCTCGCCACCCTGGCCCGCGACGGGATCGCCCTGCCGACCCCGTCGCAGGTGCCCTACTTCCTGGTGATCCGCGACCGGGCCGTGGTCTACCTGCCAGGGCAGGATCCCGGCCACAAGCCCGACCGGCTGACCAGGATGCGCAACGTCGTGCTGGCCGGCTCGATGGCCGCCGCGTTCGGTGCCGTCTGGGAGACGGCGGCACGGCGGGCGGAAGCGGCCCGGGTCGCCGCCGGCATCGACGGCATCGAGGGCGGGCGGGAGCTGGTCCGGGCCCTCGGCGACGGGCTGACCGACCAGCAGGCGGCGGCCCGGCTGCACATGAGCAAACGCACGTTCGCCCGGCGGGTGGCGCTGCTCATGCAACGCCTGGACGCCGGCACCCGGTTCCAGGCCGGCGTGCAGGCCGCCCGGCGCGGCTTCGTCTGA
- a CDS encoding DUF5825 family protein, producing the protein MTTTTRPAIDAAALRADPAAYSLRVVVLPEPLRFGQDAAQDLEHLRLLRTLTSHAVRLHWTISGRPSFPLETYAHFVAPSDGVGLDDMGHAVEWARDYRYGTFYYRRGPGIVTVKDVRPGQPAARMVIEEGADRFERLAESPDGLPGPGDDELVTDAVEAGLAVEAGGRALVLPYRMRHWPVPYLAV; encoded by the coding sequence ATGACCACCACGACCCGACCGGCGATCGACGCCGCCGCCCTGCGTGCCGACCCGGCGGCGTACAGCCTGCGGGTGGTCGTCCTGCCCGAACCGCTGCGATTCGGGCAGGACGCCGCGCAGGACCTCGAACACCTGCGGCTGCTGCGTACCCTGACCAGCCACGCCGTACGGCTGCACTGGACGATCAGCGGCCGGCCGTCCTTCCCGCTGGAGACGTACGCCCACTTCGTGGCGCCGTCCGACGGCGTCGGCCTCGACGACATGGGCCACGCCGTCGAGTGGGCCCGCGACTACCGGTACGGCACGTTCTACTACCGCCGTGGCCCCGGCATCGTCACCGTGAAGGACGTCCGGCCGGGGCAGCCCGCCGCCCGGATGGTGATCGAGGAGGGCGCCGACCGGTTCGAGCGGCTGGCCGAGTCACCGGACGGCCTGCCCGGGCCGGGCGACGACGAACTCGTCACCGACGCCGTCGAGGCGGGGCTGGCCGTCGAGGCCGGCGGCCGGGCGCTGGTGCTGCCGTACCGGATGCGGCACTGGCCGGTGCCCTACCTCGCGGTCTGA